Proteins from one Arcobacter sp. F2176 genomic window:
- a CDS encoding anaerobic ribonucleoside-triphosphate reductase activating protein has translation MNQKIVYDFTKFTTTDYTGYLSCVIWFKGCNMRCQYCYNDDIVFSKNGNYTLNDILTFLKNRVGMLDAVVLSGGEATLYDLSDFCKKIKELGFKIKLDTNGTNFTLIEKLTKEKLIDYMAIDFKAPKYKYKTITGINAYTKFINIIKYLITINFTFELRTTVNSSLLDENDLNNMINILTNLGYQNTYYLQNFLQTSSNIGNIQKQRDINKEELIQNSLTIQWRN, from the coding sequence TTGAATCAAAAAATTGTTTATGATTTTACAAAATTTACAACTACAGATTACACAGGATATTTATCTTGTGTAATCTGGTTTAAAGGGTGTAATATGAGATGTCAGTATTGTTATAATGATGATATTGTATTTTCTAAAAATGGTAATTACACTTTAAATGATATTTTAACTTTTTTGAAAAATAGAGTAGGGATGCTTGATGCTGTTGTTTTATCAGGAGGAGAAGCTACACTTTATGATTTAAGTGATTTTTGCAAAAAAATAAAAGAATTAGGATTTAAAATAAAATTAGATACAAATGGCACAAATTTTACATTAATAGAAAAACTCACAAAAGAAAAACTTATAGATTATATGGCAATTGATTTTAAAGCACCAAAATATAAATACAAAACAATAACAGGCATAAATGCATACACTAAGTTTATTAATATAATAAAATATTTAATAACTATTAATTTCACTTTTGAACTTAGAACTACAGTTAATTCAAGCTTGTTAGATGAAAATGATCTAAACAATATGATAAATATACTTACTAATTTGGGATATCAAAATACATACTATTTACAAAATTTTTTACAAACTAGTTCAAATATTGGAAATATTCAAAAACAAAGAGATATAAATAAAGAAGAACTTATACAAAATAGTTTAACTATTCAATGGAGAAATTAA